The genomic DNA tttaaggcagcttcatgtgttccTACTTTGTCTTACAGGACCTGGGATTTAGAAAAACAGGCGAAGCAGCTGAGAACCTATCGGGATCTTTACCAGGCTCTGAATAAATGGATCTGTGATGCCAGGCGCCGGCAGGAAACTATTGAAGCCATGAAGTTGGGAGATGTTAGCACTGTCATGAGATACCTGCAGGAGCAAAAGGTATTGTCTTTCACTCAGTGTTGCAAAGTGTTTCCCCCAAGTAATTTGGCTGATGTGAAACCAACTTAGATTTGGCGAAGTATTAGGAGTTTGTGTCAGAATCCCTGCTAATGTAATAATGATTAAGGGTGCAAGTTATAAGCTTGATGTCCTGATTTCAAATCCCATCTCAGCTAAGCTTGCTTTATATATCTTTGTCACCGCAATTGTCCCTTGGGATCACCATGAGAGATATAGTATCATCAGTGGAGTGACTGACAAGTGTTGCCATTCTCCTGAACCAAAAGAAGACTTGACAGCTAGAATTCTGATAAAATTAAtattgtggggttgttgttgttttgcagaacTTACATGCTGAAATCACAGGCAAGCGAGACAGAGTGGAAGATGTGATGAAGAATGCAGAGGTGTGCTCAGCTGCAATCAAGGTACTGTTATTTTAGAACGTTCCCCTAATAATACATCTTTTCCTACAAGAGCTTAATCCTGCAAGGCTCCCCTCTCTCTTCTTTATCCTAGACTAAATCCTTCCCACCCCTCACACACTCACATTTATCAGCACAATAGGCTCAGTTACTGGGCAAACCAAAGATACAGATCCACTGACATCCTCTGTATTTCTGGAAGTGTATCCATGGCAGTCTGGCTGGTCCAAAACTTCCAGAGCAAATTTGGAAAAGCACAAATGCTGACAACAACCTGAGGTGGCTGCACCAAGGGAAAGAAAATACGGGCAGGATTATCTTgtgattctatttttatttttgtgtttctagTAGTTCTGTTCAGGTTGCAGTACTGAACATACTTCTAGGaagcatttgaaaaagaaaaaatcagtgggtcttacttccagTTCATTCTGTCATACCCCTCTCTGGGTTAATCATGGGGCTGACTTTTGGACGTTTAAGACATGTTATTTAAGCCCCATTGATCTGTTTGTACAATAAATCCTTTTCTGTTGCCTTTCAttcagagattttttaaaatgcaagttgTGGGGAAAGGTTTCTCTATCTTACTTCCACCACCTctggttttaaatgcatttcttattcttctttttagCAACTACTCTCTCCTCCAACCCTCTATCGTACTGATTCTTAAAATCAGGATTTGGGGGTTTTATTTATTACCTGTCTTGCCTAAAACACACTCTTCATTACAAATGCAGTTCCAGAGCAGCTTGCCAATTTCAATACATCACACAGAGACTAATAACAAGGCAGATATTTACGGCCAGCCAGCTAAAATAAACATCAACACTGGCACCAAAATTTCACCAGAAACCTGGGCAGATAACCAGGTCTTCAGCTGGTGTCAAAAGGTTGAAAGAGTAGGTTATTGCCTTCCTGCAGCTCTGAAAATCCAGGTCAGGAGGCATACGGTGGCTGTCTTTACAAAATGAATtgtgttttcttctccttctgcagGATTATGAACTGCAGGCTACAGCTTATTGCTCAGGACTGGAGACTTTGCTGAACTTTCCCATTAAGCGCAGCATGGTCCAATCTCCTTCGGGGCTAATTCTGAAAGAGGTAAGTGATAATAAAGTGCACATTCATGATAATTTGTGATGTTCTTGCTTGGTGAAACCTTTCTAGCAGGTGGGTTTGGTTTAAACCGATAGTCTGGGGGTGTAAATGCAAGGCGTGCACACAGTTCTGAAGGAAATCTATGGTTTCTTGGCCACGCGAGAGACTGATGTTCCAGAAACACCATGGGGTGGTGTTTCAGAATGCAGGTTGGGGAATTGCACACTTGGGGTATATCTGTCATGTCAGAACCTCTCTGTGAATCAAAAGCTGGTGTGTTCTAGCCTAATTTCCCTCCTTGCTGGCTGTTTTTCTGCTGGCAGGGTGGtttagggtggtggtggttttttaaacACAGAGAAGAAGTGACACTCTCCCCCCAAGGCTTATAATCTAAAATGGTAAAATCTAGAAGGGGCTGCACTACGGGACGCTCTCCACTATTTGTAGATCAGCTCCAAATCCATCTCAACTCATTTATACTTAGGtcagagacgcgggtggcgctgtggtctaaaccactgagcctagggcttgctgattggaaggtcagcggtttgaatcctcacgacggtcccagttcctgccaacctagcagttcgaaagcacgtcaaagtgcaagtagataattaggtactgctccagtgggaaggtaaatggtgttaccgtgcgctgctctagttcgccagaagcggtttagtcatgctggtcacatgacccagaaaaacagtctgcggacaaacgtcggctcccttggccagaaagcgagatgagcgccgcaaccctagagatgtttgcgactggacttaactgtcgggggtcCTTTATACTTACGTCAGAGTCAATTTAGGATCCGGCTGGCATTTTatgttaaaataataacaaaacaaaaccccaggcCTGTCGATGCAGACGAAACATAGCGTTTGGGATAGGTTGACAATAGattgtttttttctccctctccacgCAGGCTGCCGAGATCCAGTCTCGTTACATTGAACTACTTACAAAATCAGGAGACTATTACAAGTTTTTGAGTGAAATGTTAAAGAGCTTGGAAGATTTAAAGGTAATATCCCTCTTCCTTTATGTATTGTGAATTGTCCAGTTCCAGGGTGCTTTGTAAATATTTTTGATGATGTTAATAATACCttcatgcaataataaataacattCTAAGCTAGACTTCTACAGTGGAAACCAAATTTTCTTGCTACACACAATTCAGCTTTTTTAGTCTTAATTTTGAGGCGTGCATTCAGCAGATTCATATGATACAGCTCTTTGCGGACTAGACCAATTTAGACTGCAGATAGAGCTGATTCCTTGTTTGAACACTGCTTCCCATAAAACAAAAGCCTCTTCCTGCACATAAAAAATGAGCATATTAGGAAGATTTTAGAGTAGCTTTCCTGGATATGTTAGTTATTTATGTGCacgaagcctcccccccccctgtgaggCATCCGTCAAGCAAGTGATTGGCACATCTGCAGTTTGAAGTTGTAATACCTTAGGATGAGCTGTTATCAGATGATTTGTTGCCTGTGTAGATTGATTTCTAGTTATTCCTGTTACAGTAGATGTGATTTTTCATTTTAGCTTCCAGTCATCACTCCCTCAAGTTCAGGACCCCTGAATTTGGTTTTGCATCAGTTTTACATAGGGCATAACCTGAATTTAAGCATGGCTTTGGATGCCCAATCTTGGCCATTGAACAcatgaaacaataaaaacaggATACTGAGAATGTACAGAGTAATTTTCAGTTGTCATTAAGGAACCAGTTTTCCTGCACATATTGAGATTAGCGTGCAGGGCATCCAAGAGGGagaatacactggtacctcatgttacagacgggatctgttccagaggcctGTCTGTAACGTGAAATGCCTACAACTCGAAGTGCTGTGTCTGCGCAGGAGCACggcgcaatttggcgcttctgtgcaggCGCGAGCgacaaaacccggaagtaacccgttccggtacttctgggttgctgcAGGACGTAACGCGAAAAGACACAACATTAAGCGGATGcgacacgaggtatgactgtagtattTAGTGGCCGCTGTGAACATTAgcacctctccctctttttctattttgtataaattagCCTGTTTGCGGACACCTGGTTTCTGTACAGTTGTTTTCTGTTTGGTCCAATATTGGTTCAGACATGATATGTGATCAACAAGTTTCTTTATTTCAAAAAACATTTTATATCatgcctttaaaaatgtttttcctaGGCTAACAAATGTGTAAAAACCAGAAAAATGAACCCCAGAGCTCTGGTTTAAGTCTGCTTTCGGAGCTTGACATAGAGTAGCATATATTCATCCAGATCCAATGTTTTCTGGTGcattaggacagtgtttttcaaccttttttgggcaaaggcacacttgtttcatgaaaaaaatcacgaggcacaccaccattagaaaatgttaaaaaatttaactctgtgcctatattgactatatataaagtaattctcttgaatttttcaattttccccacggcacaccacgcaacatctcgcggcacactagtgtgccgcggaacagtggttgaaaaacactgcattaggacTTTTGCGCTGAAAACCATGACTTAGTAAAAAGGCCTTGTTGAGAATGTCAAGAGTCTTGTCCATTCTGGTTAACAAGAGAATGTGaagttgttgctttaaaaaataataataaataactataCAGCAAATAGGGCATTTTATTAAAATTAGCTGTGGAGTggtgtgctttttttgggggggggtgaatgagtAGCATGCTGTTGGTCAAAATTTGTTACGATAGGTAATTTTTATGTTTCATGCTTTCTGAATCTGCAGATGAAAAGCACCAAAATAGAACTACTGGAAGAAGAGCTGAGACTAGCCAGAGATGCCAATTCCGATAACAGCAATAAGCACAAATTCCTGGAGCAAAACCTACAGAAGTACCAGTTGGAAATTTCCCAGCTGAAGGCCAAACTGATGGGTTTGGAAGAGATGAAGAGGCAAGCAGAGCTGGATGGTGGCTCTGCCAAGCAAAACTTGGACAAGTGTTACGCTCAAATAAAAGATCTGAATGACAGAATAACGAGGCTGACTTACGAGATTGAAGacgagaagaggaaaaggaagctgTTGGAGGACAGATATGACCAGCAGAAGACTGACTTTGACCAACTGCAGAAGACAAGGCAGAATGAGAAAGAAAGCCTTGGTTGGCAAAAGATAGAATCTGAGAAAGTCATCAAGGAGAAGGAGTACGAGATAGAAAGGTTAAGGGTGCTTCTCCAGGACGAGGGGGCTCGGAAGAGAGAGTATGAGAATGAGCTGGCTAAGGTAAGAAACCAGTATAATGAGGAGATGAGTAATATAAAGAACAAGTATGAAACAGAGATTAACATTAAGAAGACCACCATCCACCAGATAGCATCCCAGaaagaagatgatgccaaaaacCTCCGAGCCCAGATCGACAAGCTGCAGAGAGAGAACAGAGATCTGAAGGATGAGATCATCAGGCTCAATGACAGCATTTTGGATGCCACAGAGCAGCGGAGGAGAGCGGAAGAGAATATTCTTCAGCAGAAGGCCTGCGGCTCGGAGGTGGCTCAGCAGAAGCAACAGATCGAGCTGGAGCTGAAACAGATCATTCATCTGCGCAACGAAGACAACGCGAGGTACAAGcaagcgcttgaagatgctgctttgACCATCCAGGACAAAACCAAGGAGCTTGAAAGAGTAAAGATTCAGCTGCAGGAAGAGGCTAAAAGCCGGTGGGAACTTGAGAATGAATTGGCTAAGGTAAGGAACAGTTATGACGAGGAAATTATTAGTTTAAAGAACAAGTATGAGACTGAGATTAATATCACAAAGACCACAATAAATCAGGTGACTGTGCAGAAGGAAGAGGAATCCAGCAATTACCGAGCACAGCTCGACAATGTCGTGAGAGAAAATAGGAGCTTATGTGAGGAAATTAGGAGACTGAAGAACACTATAAGTCAGACATCAGAGAACCTTagacaagtggaagaaaatgctCACCAGCAAAAAGCCATTGGCTCCGAGATCTcgcaaaagaagcagcagcttgaGATTGAGTTAAAACAGACTGTTCAGAAATACTCTGAGGAGACCATGCGTTACAAGCAGTCTCTTGACGATGCTGGGCGGACAATTAAGGACAAAAACAAAGAGATTGAAAAGCTGAGAAAGTTGCTAGAAGCAGAAACAAACCAGAGGAAATCTATGGAGGAGGAGAATATCCGATTGCAAAGAGTCCAGTATGATTTGGAGAAAGTGAACATCAATGCCACGGAGACCATCAGCAGGTTGAAAGTCCAAGAGCAGGAACTGGGACGGCTAAAAAGCGAATATGAGAGGCTTGCCCAggacaaaaaagggaaagatcAAGAAAGTACAAGGCTGCAGGGCACAATGAAagagctgcagcagcagaaacgCAAGCTGGAGGAGGAGCTTAGTAGGCAGGCTAGAGCCATAGCGGAAGAAACTTCCAAGAGGAAGGAAGTGGAAGCAGAGTTAGAGACTATGAGGAGGTCTTACAGAGAGCAAGCTGTCAAGATCACAAACCTTACTCAGCAGATAGAGGAGGTCTCGATGGTCAAGAAAAGGAGTGAAGATGACTTGAAGCACCAGAGAGAGGTGCTAGATGGTCAGATGAGGGAAAAGCAGAGATACATGGAGGAGATAAGGAAGTACACTTCAGAGACCGAAACCTTGCGCCGCCAGGTGGTCCAGGAGCAAGAGAATCTAAAACAAGCTCACATGCGCAACGAGCACTTGCAAAAGGCTGTTGAGGACAAGAGCAAAAGCCTCAATGAGTGCAAAATAGAAATCGAAAGGCTTCAGTCTCTTACCGAGAACCTTACAAAAGAACACTTGATGTTAGAGGAAGAGCTGCGTAATGTGAGATTGGAGTATGATGATCTAAGAAGGGGCAGAAGTGAAGTGGATGAGGAAAAAAATGCCACAATTATTGAACTTAAGAGTCAACTACAAACAAGCAGCAAGCATACCCTGGAACTTCAGGGTCTGATAAATGGTTTACAGAAAGAAAGGGACAATTTGAGACAGGAAATTGAAAAATTCCAAAAGCAGGCTATGGAGGTATTCACAAATATTTGATCACAACTTTACTGTCCCTCAGATAATTCATAATTCAACAGCAAATGCATTTTCAGCCAGTCATCCGACCCCAAATTTATGTATATTGATTTTAATTGattcattttaaaatttgatATAAAAATTCAACTGGCTTTTAAGTGCAGGTctcctacaggcatttggttggccactgttagaacaggatgctggactagatgggccattggcctgatcctgcaggctgttCTTACGTTCTTAGCTGCAGGCCCAGATTTGGGTCGCTTCTAGACTAGTGCAAAGGAGCTATAAATCTTACCTAGCATCTGCCAggtgcttaaaaatatatatctttggGCGATATTTCATTCCAATAGAATTTAGTGTTTTTCCTATGGAAAATTGGCCAACTCTTCATCATCCTTAGAAAGGAGCAGGACTTCGAAGACCAGGCCATATTTCCAAAACCAGTTGTTACAAAGGCTACCCCATGAAGTTTGGTTACTCTGACATCTCAACCCCCAAAGAGAAATGTACACAACTTTAATAGATAACTTAGCATTTACTTGTTCACTGTGGTGCGGTATACAATATGTTATTCATGAAGTTGCATATTGGAGCTTATCCTTCTGTCCTTTACTCTTCTCATTTTTCATATTGCTGTAGGGTAGTATATGTATATACTTAAAAATACATGTACATCTTAAAAAGTGTACATATGCAAAAGTGTATACATAGTTATATTGGTGTTGTATATTTGGTATACATTTTATTGCTTATGTATCTATATATTGTATAaaatgcgcatatatatatatatatatatatatatatatatatatatatatatatgcatgctatACATGTcactgctttcatttctttctttaaaaaaaaaaagaaatctatgaGTCACAATCCTTCACAGAGTAGAGCATACTTAAGCCTATTGACATTTCTTCAAGTGTGCTTTATTCTGTGTTGGAGTCTGGCCATTTAGCCTAGTAGCTTGGGCTCATAATTTTCAAGTAATATGATAGTTATGTTTCCCTGTCTTTGTTTACTAGGAGCAACCCATCAGGCATTGCTACAGTTCAGCCTCAATTCATAGCAATtcactcattgaaatgaatggagagcCTGCCTTAAGCAATGTTTGCTGAACTATATTGGTTTGCTAGTGCAAGATTGGTCCAAAAGCAGTATTTTCCTCAGTGGGGTATCTGTTTGCTCTCATTGTCCCCTCCCCACACCTGTAATTCACACGCACATTATTAACTCTGTATTTTCATTCACTCAGATTCATCACATAGATACGTGATGGAACTTTATCCATTAGTctagttgtagtctcaaaatgaGCACTTTCTTGAAAGAAGAATCAGATTTTGGAATTAAATAATTAGAACTTTTTTGTTAATGTGGGTAAATCGGCTCCAGGTAAGACCAGTCTGTATTTGATGTCGTGATACGTATGTTTTGTAAACAGAGCAAGATGAAAGTCCCCTTTCAGTGGACACAAGATTTTATTAGAGGCAGTACTGAAGTGTAGGCATCCCAAAATACTTAGCTTCTGCTAGACTACTGTCAAAATTAAGACTGTATGTTGTATATATGTACAGGTGGGAAAGGGAAAATATTAAGCACTGACAGTACAATCCACCCCaagttaagtatttttaattcCTGTTGATTTCAAAGGGAAgagataggattgtgctgtatgcacaaggctgcagtcctatgcacgcttgcctgggagtaatccccattTAATTctgtgggtcttacttctgagtagacttgtataGGATTGCGCTGTTAAACATATGCTTAATATTTCCACTGAAACTGGCAGGACCCCAGTGTGCTGGGTCATGCCCCAGACTCTCTTGTTAGAATTCTTTTTAGCCCATTTCTATCAGTGTGCTATCCTGTATTAATAAAACAAATCTACAGCTGCATCTAAAACACTCAGGGCCACAGTTACCCAGTGCCCCTTACAGGATAGGTTGAAATATAGGGAATATAGGATGTTAAGAAGAGACACTAATTTTCTCCttgtttatttcttcttcttttttataaaaaaaaccatagACATCCCATAGGATCCAAGAATCCAAAACCCAGTATACTCATATTATGCAGGAACGAGAAGCGCTGCTGATAAAAATTAATGCCTTGGAACAAGACAAAGCAAGGTTGCTGAGGTTGGAAGAAGAGCTGAATCGGGCCAAAGGCACACTGGAGTCAGAATCCCGCTTGAAAATACGGCTGGAGAATGAGAAGCAGCAAATACTGAACGACTTAAATCAGTGGAAGAGCCAATATTCCCGGAAGGAAGAGACAATCAGGAAGATTGAGTCCGAGCGAGATAAGAGTGAGAGGGAGAAGAGTGCCCTGCTGATAGAAATTGAGAGGCTGCAGGCAGAGATGAAGAGGATCGAAGAAAGGTACCGCTGCCGCTTGGAAGAGACGAGCAGAAAAAGCCAGTCGGAGATGGAGGCTGAGCGCCTGAGGCTGCAAAGGGAAATTGAGAAGCTGAAGCAGCGCCCTTATGTGGCCAACAGAGTCACCCAGACAGAAGAGGACTTTGCCATCGACCCTTCCAAATTACTCTTCAGCGGCCTGCGGAAAAAAATAACTGCTGTCCAGCTGCACGAATGCCAGCTGATAGACAAGTCCACCCTGGATAAGCTGCTGAGGGGGCAGAAGTCCGTGGAGGAAGTTGCTGCTGATCTCGAACCCTATCTCAGAGGAGCTGGGGCTATAGCTGGGGCCTCTCTTAGCCCTAAGGACAAGTATTCCCTGGTGGAGGCTAAACGGAAGCAGCTTCTCAGCCCAGAGAACACCGTCTTTCTTTTGGAAGCCCAGGCAGCCACCGGAGGTGTGATTGACCCCCACCGCAACGAACTTCTCAGTGTGGACAGTGCAGTTGCTAGAGACCTGATCGATTTTGATGACCGGGAGCAAATCTACACCGCTGAAAAGGCTATCACCGGATTTAAAGATCCCTTCTCAGGGAAAACAGTGCCTGTGGCACAAGCCATCGGTAAACAGCTTATCGACAGGGAGACTGGGATACGTCTCCTTGAAGCTCAGTTGGCTGCGGGAGGAATCGTTGACCCCATCAACAGTGTGTTCTTGCCGAAAGACATTGCTTTAGCTCGTGGGCTGATTGATCGAGACCTGGTCAGATCCTTGAACCAACCTCAGAGTTTAAATCACTTGATTGACCCGATCACCAAGAAGGCCATAAGTTACACGAAGCTGAGGGCGAAATGTAGAATCGAACCACACACTGGTTTGCTCCTCCTTCCTGTGCAGAAGAGAAGCATGTCATTCCAAGGCATCAGGAAGCCCATTGACATTTCTGAGTTAGTAGACTCTGGCATCATTCGGGAGTCGACGGCAAATGATCTGGAAAGTGGAGTAATCACGGTTGAAGAAGTCAGTGACCGAATCAAAGATTTCCTCCAGGGCTCCAGCTGCATAGCTGGCATTTATAACGAGGCCACCAGAGAGAAGCTTGGCATTTACCAGGCCATGAAAATAGGTTTGGTTAGACCAGGGACAGCTCTTGAGCTTCTGGAAGCCCAGGCAGCCACTGGATTTGTCGTGGACCCTGTGAGCAATTCACGACACACTGTGGAAGAAGCTTACAAAAGAGGCCTAGTTGGAATAGAATTTAAAGAAAAACTCTTGTCTGCTGAAAGAGCAGTCACTGGGTACAAAGATCCAGAAACAGGAAACATCATCTCCTTGTTCCAAGCAATGAACAAGGAACTCATCGAGAGAGGCCATGGGATTCGTTTGCTGGAGGCCCAGATAGCCACTGGTGGGATCATCGACCCGAAGGAAAGTCATCGGTTGCCAGTCGGCACGGCATACCAACGTGGTTACTTTGACAAAGAGCTGAACAACATTCTCTCCGATCCCAGTGACGATACCAAAGGCTTTTTTGACCCCAACACAGAAGAAAACCTGACCTACTTGCAGTTGAAAGAAAGGTGCATAGTTGATGAAGGAAGTGGGCTCTGTCTCCTGCCcctgagagagaagaagaaagtggtGCAGACTTCGCAAAAAAACACCCTCAGGAAGCGCAGGGTCGTCATCGTAGATCCAGACACAAACAAGGAAATGTCCGTCCAGGAAGCGTACAACAAAGGCCTCATAGATTATGATACTTACCTGGAGCTTTCTGACCAGGAATGCGAATGGGAAGAAATCACTATAACAGGTTCAGATGGGAGCACAAGAGTAGTGCTTGTTGACAGGAAAACGGGCCACCAGTATGACATCCAGGACACCATTGACAAAGGCCTTGTGGACAAGAAATTTTTTGACCAATACCGTTCCGGGTCATTAAGCCTCACTCAGTTTGCAGACATGATTGCTTGCAAGAATGGCGGTGATGAAGTTTTCAGACATGAGTCCACTCGTTCCCCTACGGTACTGAGTATCAAGAGTTCATCTATCAAGCTAAAGAGCAGTTctggctccggctccggctccttTTCTGAGTCCCTCGAGGAAACGAGTCCAATTGCAGCCATATTTGACACAGAAAATTTGGAGAAGATCTCCATTTCAGAAGCCGTGCAACGGGGCATTGTTGACAGCATTACTGCCCAGCGTTTGCTCGAAGCCCAAGCTTGCACGGGAGGCATAATATGCCCCGTCACAGGACAGCGGCTTTCCCTTCAGGAAGCGGTTGCCCAAGGCCTCGTTGACCACGAGATGTCGACACGGCTGAAGCCAGCTCATAAAGCCTTCGTAGGGTTTGAAGGCATCAAGGGCCGAAACAGAATGTCAGCCGCAGAGGCCGTGAAGGAAAAGTGGTTGCCTTACGAGGCTGGCCAGCGCTTCCTTGAGTTCCAGTTTATCACAGGAGGTCTCATTGACCCCGAAGTCCGCGGGAGAATAAGTACTGAAGAAGCCATTCGAAAAGGGTTGATTGATGGCCGGACGGCCCAGAGATTACAAGACACCAGCAACTATGGAAAGATTTTGACCTGTCCCAAAACAAAGCTGAAAATCTCCTTCAGAGATGCAATGAATCGTTCGATGGTGGAAGACATAACCGGGCTCCGGTTACTGGAAGCTTCTTCAGTTTCATCCAAAGGCATCTCCAGCCCATACAATGTCTCTTCGGCACCAGGCTCACGCAGTGGATCCCGCAGTGGATCCCGCTCAGGCTCGCGCAGTGGATCGAGGAGAGGAAGCTTTGATGCAAACACGAATGCCTCGTATTCTTATTCCTATACAACCATCAGCAGCAGCTCGCTTGGGCGCTAGTCATTAGCTAGATAGCCTGTCTGAATTTTGCACGGGAAGCATCTGCTGGGATCTGTATTCCTTCTTTGTTTTAACAAACAGAAAGAACTGGTTGTTGGTGATATTAGCACTTGCTTGGGTGAAATAGTTAAGCTGCAGAATAGAAGCCAAACCCCAAATGCcaataaaataaatctttctgGATGGGATGCTGTGtttccatatatatatgtatatgtatatatatacatacacacgcACGCATGTATGCATGCTTTCTAAATGTCTTGGGTGCAGACTTCTCATAGTAAATGGAGGAGGCAAGTTCTTTCTCTGATGTTGGCATGCATCTTTCCTCATGTATTTAGCATTTGCTTTTGTTCCCTTCAAATAGTCATGCACGGCCACAAACTATTACCCCAGGCTTCATATTGTTTTTGTATCAGTGTTGATGTTTTTAAAGCCACTTTTTATGTTAATGTGGATGTTGCAGTGCACAATGGTGATGGTCTGAAAATCCTTTCCAACAAATGTTATACCCAATTGTGCTATGCTATATTCTCATTTGGTCACTCTGCATTTATTAGGGCAGATTTATTAGAATGTGCCTTTTCTTTTGCTGTGGccaaacatttttattcattttttgcttgcttgttccCTGCGTAATACCATGCAGGCCCATCTGTGTAACATTTGCTATTctggcaataaaaaaaaaaattaaccaccTTTGATTCCTTTGTGGTAAATATCTTGacattaaatgtttgttttgcgTGCATTCTTGGCAGTGGCTAAACTAGCTGCAGTAGTTG from Lacerta agilis isolate rLacAgi1 chromosome 7, rLacAgi1.pri, whole genome shotgun sequence includes the following:
- the DSP gene encoding desmoplakin isoform X3, encoding MSINGSHPRINTVGRMVRTDSGPDMRYDINNHAMLSGGGGGGGGGGGGSSHTHTHKMYYIQKNYGDMSSEGYTHNGTGTMSRRQNTIQDLLQNCSDCLMRAELIVQPELKYGDGIQISRNRELEDCFAQANEHMDILDGLIREMRQMGQPCELYQKRLLQLQEQMRALYKAISVPRARRASSKGGAFTSQSGSGWDEYTRRCTTECLNWMRQQKSEMELVKWGFDAAAIEQQIADHRRFHNSIGDYRWHLDKVKTDLREKAAVHQLEEEYEYLLRFSFERMDQLRQLQNIIQATSREIMWINDCEEEELLYDWSDRNTDIARKQEVFSKRMSQLEVKEKELNKLKQECDQLVVNQHPASDKIEAYMDTLQTQWSWILQITKCIDVHLKENAAYFQFFEEAQSTESYLKNLQDSIRKKFICDKNMSLQVLLEQIKELESEREKILEYKRQVQNLVNKSKKIVQLKPRNPDYKSSKPIILKALCDYKQDLKTMRKGDECILKDNSERSKWHVTGPGGVDMLVPSVSLIIPPPNPLAVDLATKIEQYYEAIMALWNQLYINMKSLVSWHYCLIDIEKIKALTIAKLKTMRREDYQRVIADLEIHYQEFIRNSQGSEMFADEDKRKIQTQFSDAQKHYQTLVIQLPGQQQQRPQQPNQVVTTEVTHLGSSNQVQNQKQELEKHEAWMLMELQKLRRQIENCELRMAQRTILQPDQGASQNLSVRINELEGIQNDSQTIAVALNGQKDYLPRFRGSEKYLYLQSEISTLFQKLENINGVSAGYLDSLNALRSLLQAILQTEDVIRVFEVRLTEEDTLSLDPDKVEAYRACLKKMKGDLSMKKSLLSTLEAELQRAHQVHSQSCQSYPLQDLDLGKFTEKVGHLTDRWQRVDKQIDDRTWDLEKQAKQLRTYRDLYQALNKWICDARRRQETIEAMKLGDVSTVMRYLQEQKNLHAEITGKRDRVEDVMKNAEVCSAAIKDYELQATAYCSGLETLLNFPIKRSMVQSPSGLILKEAAEIQSRYIELLTKSGDYYKFLSEMLKSLEDLKMKSTKIELLEEELRLARDANSDNSNKHKFLEQNLQKYQLEISQLKAKLMGLEEMKRQAELDGGSAKQNLDKCYAQIKDLNDRITRLTYEIEDEKRKRKLLEDRYDQQKTDFDQLQKTRQNEKESLGWQKIESEKVIKEKEYEIERLRVLLQDEGARKREYENELAKTSHRIQESKTQYTHIMQEREALLIKINALEQDKARLLRLEEELNRAKGTLESESRLKIRLENEKQQILNDLNQWKSQYSRKEETIRKIESERDKSEREKSALLIEIERLQAEMKRIEERYRCRLEETSRKSQSEMEAERLRLQREIEKLKQRPYVANRVTQTEEDFAIDPSKLLFSGLRKKITAVQLHECQLIDKSTLDKLLRGQKSVEEVAADLEPYLRGAGAIAGASLSPKDKYSLVEAKRKQLLSPENTVFLLEAQAATGGVIDPHRNELLSVDSAVARDLIDFDDREQIYTAEKAITGFKDPFSGKTVPVAQAIGKQLIDRETGIRLLEAQLAAGGIVDPINSVFLPKDIALARGLIDRDLVRSLNQPQSLNHLIDPITKKAISYTKLRAKCRIEPHTGLLLLPVQKRSMSFQGIRKPIDISELVDSGIIRESTANDLESGVITVEEVSDRIKDFLQGSSCIAGIYNEATREKLGIYQAMKIGLVRPGTALELLEAQAATGFVVDPVSNSRHTVEEAYKRGLVGIEFKEKLLSAERAVTGYKDPETGNIISLFQAMNKELIERGHGIRLLEAQIATGGIIDPKESHRLPVGTAYQRGYFDKELNNILSDPSDDTKGFFDPNTEENLTYLQLKERCIVDEGSGLCLLPLREKKKVVQTSQKNTLRKRRVVIVDPDTNKEMSVQEAYNKGLIDYDTYLELSDQECEWEEITITGSDGSTRVVLVDRKTGHQYDIQDTIDKGLVDKKFFDQYRSGSLSLTQFADMIACKNGGDEVFRHESTRSPTVLSIKSSSIKLKSSSGSGSGSFSESLEETSPIAAIFDTENLEKISISEAVQRGIVDSITAQRLLEAQACTGGIICPVTGQRLSLQEAVAQGLVDHEMSTRLKPAHKAFVGFEGIKGRNRMSAAEAVKEKWLPYEAGQRFLEFQFITGGLIDPEVRGRISTEEAIRKGLIDGRTAQRLQDTSNYGKILTCPKTKLKISFRDAMNRSMVEDITGLRLLEASSVSSKGISSPYNVSSAPGSRSGSRSGSRSGSRSGSRRGSFDANTNASYSYSYTTISSSSLGR